A portion of the Ptiloglossa arizonensis isolate GNS036 chromosome 11, iyPtiAriz1_principal, whole genome shotgun sequence genome contains these proteins:
- the LOC143152704 gene encoding uncharacterized protein LOC143152704 — protein sequence MRTARLRSFVPLPTNWLPLKDLSRPREKIATRGMIIRFQPQLEADWHRVITEVTVDRATAHVMTNRTPKKVHRKGILSLSTLQNLPSHYSTIVDQDTIRNTDDGSTRGITRTAKMAGTARVTTITVQGSTKRGCTAIRSTTRVPRRAPDEEVPIDGHL from the exons ATGCGAACAGCTCGGCTTCGCAGTTTCGTACCGCTGCCAACCAATTGGCTACCCCTCAAAGATCTCTCGAGACCTCGAGAGAAAATAGCTACGAGAGGGATGATCATCAG ATTCCAGCCACAGTTGGAAGCAGACTGGCACCGAGTAATTACGGAAGTTACGGTGGATCGGGCCACAGCCCACGTTATGACGAACCGTACCCCGAAGAAGGTCCACCGCAAAGGTATTCTCAGTCTCAGCACGCTACAGAATCTTCCGAGCCACTATTCTACAATAGTAGACCAAGACACTATAAGGAATACAG ACGACGGAAGCACACGTGGGATTACGAGGACAG CCAAGATGGCTGGTACAGCGAGGGTTACGACTATCACGGTACAAGGGTCGACGAAACGAGGATGTACAGCGATACGGAGTACTACCCGAGTACCACGACGAGCTCCAGACGAAGAG GTCCCCATAGACGGCCATCTTTAG
- the LOC143152563 gene encoding uncharacterized protein LOC143152563 produces MTLYDDHSYYADEYCTDGRVGKMSATYSECQTDIRYNEYYDSITGYTYQDESAIRIGFSHPMLQLTLFALLDTEQVPITRTNGIEKRFHRGLHLALVFIDPIIDQQLPDNAVTNPTNSTTVAIVPVVENHFNRNNDRLLGKKGRERNYLRHRRNQAMLLSAISLPLYLPRRAGNCQRLERPLRRATTSLNTTRTIITLIVARTTYLRIPTLTAYTPSRVVTIRCTPQGKLNTPKVVNTGLVTRLRSPTSTVVRIKSHRPRIRTIKHIYRTRTRTSTKRLTFNRTRKFIRKRIRT; encoded by the exons ATGACTTTGTACGACGATCACTCTTATTACGCCGATGAATACTGTACCGACGGAAGAGTCGGGAAAATGAGTGCCACGTATTCGGAATGCCAGACGGACATCAGATACAATGAGTACTACGATAGCATCACGGGATACACTTATCAAGATGAGAG CGCGATACGTATTGGTTTTTCTCATCCGATGTTACAACTGACATTGTTCGCGTTGCTAGATACG GAACAAGTACCTATTACGAGAACAAACGGAATAGAAAAACGCTTCCACAGAGGCCTGCATCTAGCATTGGTATTCATCGACCCGATTATAGACCAACAGTTACCAGACAACGCAGTTACGAATCCGACGAACTCAACTACAG tgGCCATAGTACCCGTCGTCGAAAACCACTTCAACCGCAACAACGACCGACTTCTCGGCAAGAAGGGACGGGAAAGAAACTACCTCCGACACCGACGAAACCAAGCAATGTTATTATCAGCCATAAGCTTGCCTCTTTACCTGCCACGCCGAGCAGGCAACTGCCAAAGACTAGAACGCCCTCTGAGGAGAGCTACTACAAGTCTGAATACAACGAGGACTATAATTACGCTTATCGTAGCCAGGACAACTTACCTCAGGATACCTACATTGACAGCATATACACCGAGCAGGGTGGTTACGATCAGATGCACGCCCCAGGGAAAACTCAATACCCCGAAGGTAGTCAATACGGGTCTAGTTACACGCCTCAGGTCGCCGACCAGTACGGTCGTTCGTATCAAGAGCCACCGACCCAGGATCCGTACGATCAAACATATTTACAGAACTCGTACAAGGACGAGTACCAAACGCCTTACCTTCAACAGAACACGCAAGTTTATCAGGAAACGTATCAGGACATGA